A stretch of the Aminipila terrae genome encodes the following:
- a CDS encoding LytR/AlgR family response regulator transcription factor, producing MLQIAICDDQPQELETINSYIKEYLAAHMLEADVRLFSHPDELLSAMEGENFHLYILDIVMPMISGLELGKEIRRFDHETQIIYATTEPQFALQAYAASPINYLTKPINKKQLFDTLDLAISKADLTQEQTFTFKTADSLRVIKLLDIVCCEYRSHAVIFSFTDGQEVISRTIRESFSEYCAAILKDRHFLQCHASFLVNMRRVERFSKDSFTLSGGKIVPIAEKQYPAVRDTYMDYLMSKGGNR from the coding sequence ATGCTGCAAATCGCCATATGTGATGATCAGCCACAGGAGTTGGAAACCATCAACTCATACATAAAAGAATATCTTGCTGCTCATATGTTAGAAGCTGATGTTCGCCTGTTTTCCCACCCTGACGAACTACTTTCTGCCATGGAAGGTGAGAATTTTCATCTTTATATACTTGATATTGTCATGCCTATGATAAGCGGATTGGAACTTGGCAAAGAAATTCGCCGCTTTGACCATGAGACGCAAATCATTTACGCCACCACTGAGCCGCAATTTGCTTTGCAGGCATATGCTGCAAGTCCTATCAATTATTTGACTAAACCCATAAACAAAAAGCAGCTGTTTGATACGCTGGACTTGGCCATCTCCAAAGCAGACCTTACTCAGGAGCAGACATTTACCTTTAAAACTGCAGATAGCCTGAGGGTAATCAAACTGTTGGATATCGTCTGCTGTGAATATCGTAGCCATGCTGTCATTTTCAGTTTTACAGATGGACAGGAAGTGATTAGCCGTACCATTCGGGAGAGTTTTTCTGAATATTGTGCAGCAATCTTGAAGGACAGGCATTTTTTGCAATGTCACGCCTCCTTTCTGGTCAATATGCGACGAGTAGAACGTTTTAGTAAGGACAGCTTTACATTGTCTGGGGGAAAGATAGTCCCCATTGCAGAAAAGCAGTATCCAGCGGTGAGAGATACATATATGGATTACCTGATGTCAAAGGGGGGGAACAGATGA
- a CDS encoding glycosyltransferase family 2 protein, with product MDSEITVVIPSYNPGKLLIDALKSVYAQTYSNWKLILVDDASDDNSLKMAEELLNDPRVTVIRNNINLGQSKAQNKALDIVDTEYFVQLDSDDWFLPYTLETLLKEFKQQPSDIAVVSGNIKTIIETTEYMLKHHNQAAEHIRKGRNFKDRYDFLLSNMSVWPRCYKTSAVREVGGWPTDDPYKGRNMEDRMILLKLIEKYRFHWIDEVLYVHRRHDYNNTNKLAEYNYIIEWYTKKILKQWGDEYIPVFQINAYGWKDIVRLKPKTR from the coding sequence ATGGATAGTGAAATTACCGTTGTGATACCTTCTTACAATCCTGGGAAATTGTTGATAGATGCGCTAAAAAGTGTTTATGCTCAAACCTATTCCAATTGGAAATTAATACTCGTTGATGATGCTTCTGATGATAATAGTCTAAAGATGGCAGAAGAATTGTTAAACGATCCTAGGGTAACAGTAATTAGGAATAATATAAATCTTGGACAGTCAAAAGCTCAGAACAAAGCGTTAGATATAGTGGATACTGAATATTTTGTTCAATTAGACAGCGATGACTGGTTCTTACCTTATACGTTAGAAACTCTTTTAAAGGAATTTAAACAGCAACCCAGTGATATCGCTGTAGTCAGTGGAAATATTAAAACTATCATTGAGACAACAGAATATATGTTAAAGCACCATAATCAAGCGGCTGAACATATACGTAAAGGACGGAATTTTAAAGATCGTTATGATTTTTTGCTTTCTAATATGTCAGTATGGCCCAGATGCTACAAAACAAGTGCTGTTCGGGAAGTAGGAGGGTGGCCTACTGATGATCCGTATAAAGGACGTAATATGGAAGATCGGATGATACTTTTAAAGTTAATCGAAAAATACCGATTTCACTGGATTGATGAAGTTCTTTATGTTCACAGACGACATGATTATAACAATACAAATAAGCTTGCGGAATATAACTATATTATAGAATGGTATACTAAAAAAATATTAAAGCAATGGGGTGACGAATATATACCTGTTTTTCAAATCAATGCTTATGGTTGGAAAGATATTGTACGGCTTAAACCAAAAACTAGATAA
- a CDS encoding ABC-F family ATP-binding cassette domain-containing protein: protein MIQVEKLSYGFPAKDLYKEVSFTLKMGQHCAFIGSNGAGKSTLVDMIIHPDKYLYDGKIIKDESCRIGYASQFAVRDKEQECTVFEYLSERFVENQQATIAVCEEMAVAEDASPLFEKYQALLDAFEAMDGDNYANNIRKQLYVAGMRELEETKLSQLSGGEYKLLQIMREMLLSPNLLVLDEPDVFLDFSNLNRLCQLINGYNATLLVITHNRYLLNHCFNKILHLENGDIQEYDGNYTEYRCSQLKEKLKLKLQSIEEQEEIERTEKMVDILRTRATILVNPVIGSAVNAKQTQLDRLRAREIKAPFIELREPKIELPAIEVEADHTVLSITDYNVSFDESLLENINFELLAGEKVAIVGANGTGKTTLMRDILKNNHPSIHIHEHTSYGCLSQLQGENMDETKTVYEVMESLGFETRESIREYLGKYCLESDTLKQKVGQLSGGEKNLLQIAMIANTKAELLILDEPTSHLDIYAQMALEKAISEYKGAVLMVSHDFYLVANCADYVLLIEDNTIRRMRTRSFRKMVYDKYFNQKYLEIDKKKQELEADITLAFKKDELKTVEKLCNQLEALSAE from the coding sequence ATGATTCAAGTGGAAAAACTTTCCTATGGTTTTCCTGCAAAAGATTTATATAAAGAGGTTTCATTTACATTGAAAATGGGGCAGCATTGCGCTTTTATTGGAAGCAATGGTGCTGGAAAATCAACTCTTGTTGATATGATTATTCATCCGGATAAATATTTGTATGATGGAAAGATAATCAAAGATGAAAGTTGTCGAATTGGTTATGCTAGCCAGTTTGCTGTGAGAGATAAAGAGCAGGAATGCACTGTTTTTGAATATCTAAGTGAGAGATTCGTGGAAAATCAGCAAGCGACAATTGCTGTGTGTGAAGAAATGGCAGTGGCTGAGGATGCATCGCCGTTATTTGAGAAATATCAGGCTCTTTTAGATGCCTTTGAGGCCATGGATGGCGATAATTATGCAAACAATATCCGTAAACAGTTATATGTAGCCGGTATGCGTGAATTGGAAGAAACAAAGTTATCACAACTTAGTGGTGGAGAATATAAATTACTTCAGATTATGAGGGAAATGTTATTATCTCCAAATCTTCTTGTGTTGGACGAACCAGATGTATTTCTTGATTTCAGCAACTTAAATAGACTTTGTCAGTTGATTAATGGTTATAATGCCACATTATTAGTTATTACACATAACAGATATTTATTGAATCACTGTTTTAACAAGATTTTACACTTAGAGAACGGTGACATTCAGGAATATGATGGTAATTATACAGAATATCGTTGTTCCCAGCTAAAGGAAAAATTAAAACTTAAACTTCAGAGTATTGAAGAACAGGAAGAAATTGAACGTACTGAGAAAATGGTTGATATTCTGCGCACAAGAGCTACGATACTTGTCAATCCTGTTATTGGAAGTGCTGTAAATGCAAAGCAAACACAACTTGACCGTTTACGTGCAAGAGAAATTAAGGCACCTTTTATTGAACTTCGAGAGCCAAAGATTGAACTTCCCGCAATAGAAGTTGAAGCAGATCATACAGTTTTAAGCATTACAGACTACAATGTTTCATTTGATGAAAGCTTATTGGAAAATATCAATTTTGAACTGCTAGCTGGGGAAAAAGTAGCCATCGTTGGTGCAAATGGTACAGGAAAAACTACTTTAATGCGTGATATCTTAAAGAATAACCATCCTTCCATCCATATCCATGAGCATACAAGCTATGGGTGTTTATCTCAGCTTCAAGGGGAGAATATGGATGAAACAAAAACGGTATATGAGGTTATGGAAAGTTTGGGTTTTGAGACAAGGGAAAGTATCCGCGAGTATCTGGGGAAATATTGTTTGGAAAGTGATACCTTAAAGCAGAAGGTAGGTCAGTTGTCCGGTGGAGAAAAGAATTTGCTCCAAATTGCAATGATTGCAAATACAAAGGCAGAACTTCTTATTCTTGATGAACCCACTAGCCATTTGGATATTTACGCACAAATGGCACTGGAAAAAGCCATTTCCGAATATAAAGGGGCTGTACTCATGGTAAGTCACGATTTCTATCTTGTAGCTAATTGTGCGGATTACGTTTTGCTTATAGAAGACAATACCATTAGACGTATGCGTACGCGTTCTTTCCGTAAAATGGTATATGATAAATATTTCAATCAGAAGTATTTAGAAATAGACAAGAAAAAACAAGAATTAGAAGCGGATATTACATTAGCCTTTAAAAAGGATGAACTGAAAACTGTAGAAAAGCTTTGCAACCAGTTAGAAGCGCTTAGCGCAGAATAG
- a CDS encoding M20 family metallo-hydrolase, which yields MIGKLIEDISQFGRETSGGVTRLPFSKESYAAQKYLVDYMNNLGLNGQVDSYGTVWGHLEGKVKESIIISSHYDTVPNGGKYDGIVGIIVGLEVARYYVERNEKPYYSIDILAMNDEEGVRFSQGFLSSHGVCGLETDQLLEETRDINTGETLKNIITNGIHGDAGVISKERQLANVKRTIEVHVEQGTVLESADCPIGLVHSIVGLNYYYFTIKGEANHAGGTSMNSRKDALVTACKIISQIPEIAMKYPEAVATVGKLDVLPNAANVIPGEVNFSVDMRTCIDKDLKALGEDVERLVKIEVEKNPGITYEVTYGTIDNPAHMNEKMLKDLEAIVIEQGLKYLKLSSKAGHDSQILSDYFKSAMLFVPSKNGVSHSPLEYTDTKYIENAVKVLVKYVNKVE from the coding sequence ATGATAGGAAAGTTGATTGAAGATATTTCTCAGTTTGGAAGAGAAACATCAGGTGGAGTAACAAGATTGCCATTCAGTAAAGAGTCATATGCTGCACAGAAATACCTGGTTGATTATATGAACAATTTAGGCTTAAACGGACAAGTTGACTCATATGGAACCGTTTGGGGTCATCTTGAGGGGAAAGTAAAAGAAAGCATTATCATATCATCGCACTATGATACAGTGCCTAATGGTGGTAAGTATGATGGAATCGTCGGTATAATAGTTGGTCTTGAAGTAGCAAGATATTATGTTGAAAGAAATGAAAAACCTTATTATTCTATTGACATTCTGGCCATGAATGATGAAGAAGGGGTTCGGTTTTCACAGGGCTTTTTATCATCTCATGGGGTATGTGGATTGGAGACAGATCAGCTACTTGAAGAAACCAGGGACATTAATACAGGAGAAACGTTAAAAAATATAATCACTAACGGGATTCATGGGGATGCTGGCGTTATATCAAAGGAAAGACAACTAGCAAACGTAAAAAGAACAATCGAAGTTCATGTTGAGCAGGGAACCGTGCTTGAAAGCGCAGATTGCCCAATTGGTCTTGTTCACTCTATCGTTGGTTTAAACTATTATTATTTTACAATCAAAGGAGAAGCAAACCATGCGGGGGGAACAAGTATGAACTCTCGAAAAGATGCTCTGGTTACAGCTTGTAAGATTATTTCACAAATTCCTGAGATTGCAATGAAATATCCAGAGGCTGTTGCTACAGTTGGAAAGTTGGATGTCTTACCCAATGCGGCAAATGTAATACCAGGTGAAGTTAATTTTTCTGTTGATATGCGGACCTGTATTGACAAGGATCTCAAAGCCCTTGGAGAAGATGTTGAACGTTTAGTAAAAATTGAAGTGGAAAAAAATCCGGGGATTACTTATGAAGTAACATATGGGACTATAGACAATCCAGCTCATATGAATGAGAAGATGCTTAAGGATTTAGAGGCTATTGTTATAGAACAGGGACTGAAATACCTGAAACTGTCAAGTAAAGCCGGGCATGATTCACAAATATTATCGGATTATTTTAAATCAGCCATGTTATTTGTTCCAAGTAAAAATGGAGTTAGCCATAGTCCGTTAGAATATACCGATACAAAGTATATAGAAAACGCTGTAAAAGTACTTGTTAAATATGTTAACAAGGTAGAATGA
- a CDS encoding autorepressor SdpR family transcription factor, producing MGLADSFKAVSDSQRREILLMLREGRLTAGEIAEKLNISQAALSYHLTQLKKADMVLEYRQKNYIYYELNTTLFDEMLVWIEQFKEDKHK from the coding sequence ATGGGCTTAGCAGATTCATTTAAAGCCGTATCTGATTCTCAACGAAGAGAAATTCTGCTTATGCTTAGAGAGGGCAGACTTACAGCTGGAGAAATAGCGGAAAAACTGAATATATCCCAGGCGGCATTGTCATATCATTTGACACAGCTGAAAAAAGCAGATATGGTACTTGAATACAGACAGAAGAATTATATATATTACGAACTGAATACAACCCTGTTCGATGAAATGCTTGTATGGATTGAACAGTTTAAGGAGGATAAACATAAATGA
- a CDS encoding SdpI family protein, whose translation MKNKMGRLMLLLLSIAPFVLTAMALKYFPEKIPTHYDFSGNIDAFGSKNSQYVLAAVFSISGLVMFIISECVRKIHNKEEEDTVKAQNNANIINKIGIGLMILFIVMQGSELLNVYYYINNKGDFPDLKITNIALMSLMVYAGNVIAKSKMNSALGIRTSWSFKSEKAWSVSQRSGGKAMIITSILMIIAALILPEAYQIILLFSGVILVTGSSLIVSYRAVKKMDD comes from the coding sequence ATGAAAAATAAAATGGGCAGGCTCATGTTATTACTGTTGAGCATAGCACCCTTTGTACTTACAGCAATGGCATTAAAGTATTTCCCGGAGAAAATTCCCACCCACTATGATTTCTCGGGAAATATAGATGCTTTTGGATCAAAGAACTCTCAATATGTACTTGCAGCAGTATTTTCGATATCTGGATTAGTAATGTTTATCATAAGTGAATGCGTGAGAAAAATCCATAACAAAGAAGAAGAGGATACTGTTAAAGCACAAAATAATGCTAATATAATCAATAAAATCGGAATTGGTCTTATGATTCTCTTTATTGTTATGCAAGGCAGCGAACTGCTGAATGTATATTATTATATTAACAATAAAGGGGACTTTCCCGATCTTAAGATAACAAATATTGCATTAATGAGTTTGATGGTATATGCTGGAAATGTTATAGCAAAATCAAAAATGAATTCTGCTCTGGGAATCAGAACATCCTGGAGCTTTAAAAGTGAGAAGGCATGGAGTGTTAGCCAGAGAAGTGGTGGGAAAGCAATGATAATAACCTCCATACTGATGATTATCGCTGCTCTGATTTTACCGGAAGCATATCAGATTATCCTTTTATTTTCAGGAGTGATACTGGTAACTGGCTCATCCCTAATCGTTTCATACAGGGCAGTAAAGAAAATGGATGATTAA
- a CDS encoding methyl-accepting chemotaxis protein, with protein sequence MLKNMKIGKKLIITFILVTIISSIGSVMGLYVMTNMNSKYGAALENYGFAQGDIGRFSTELNNVRVLLRNVIIDTDMAKMENDRNEITKSFDKLDTYLSQVGKKLDSDKEKKEYDNIKNNMGNFIEVANQEVELAMQNKNTEAYAILVNQATPLANTIRTSTESIMDEKTTTGDSLATKLSAQGNLASILILVVMSISLAVSLIIALIISRGISKPVTEMAYAAERMSEGDLSVEIDIHSKDEIGQLGTAFVKSNQMIRAYITDIKENLGKMALGDLNINIQQDYKGEFIELKNSIHSIVASLNDALTKINQAAEQVATGSDQVSDGSQELAQGATEQASAVEELSASILEISDHIKKNAGHATKASENVNLVSEEIEVSNLHMTEMVSAMTQINDSSSQIGKIIKTIEDIAFQTNILALNAAVEAARAGAAGKGFAVVADEVRNLATKSAEAAKDTTTLIENSMNQVENGTKIADETASSLLKVVERAKDVASIVENISDISNRQSSAINEVTLGVDQISSVVQTNAATAEESAAASEELSGQAQTLKVLVSRFQLRNNAV encoded by the coding sequence ATGTTAAAAAACATGAAAATTGGAAAGAAATTAATTATCACTTTTATTTTAGTTACAATTATCTCCAGTATCGGAAGTGTAATGGGCCTTTATGTTATGACTAATATGAATTCCAAATATGGTGCAGCTTTGGAAAACTACGGTTTTGCACAAGGAGATATTGGTCGCTTTAGTACTGAACTCAATAATGTAAGGGTACTACTTAGAAACGTGATTATTGATACTGATATGGCAAAAATGGAGAATGATCGTAATGAAATAACAAAATCCTTTGACAAACTTGATACATATTTATCACAAGTAGGTAAAAAGTTAGACTCTGACAAAGAGAAAAAAGAATATGATAATATCAAGAATAATATGGGAAACTTCATTGAGGTTGCCAATCAGGAAGTTGAACTTGCCATGCAAAATAAAAATACTGAAGCCTATGCAATTTTAGTGAATCAAGCTACACCTCTTGCAAATACAATTCGAACATCTACAGAATCGATAATGGACGAGAAAACCACTACAGGAGATTCTCTAGCCACTAAATTATCGGCTCAGGGTAATTTAGCATCCATTTTAATTCTTGTTGTAATGTCTATTTCTTTAGCCGTTTCACTTATCATAGCCCTGATTATTTCTAGAGGCATCAGTAAACCTGTAACAGAAATGGCTTATGCGGCAGAAAGAATGTCCGAAGGAGATTTAAGCGTAGAAATTGACATACACTCTAAAGATGAAATTGGTCAGTTAGGTACAGCCTTTGTTAAGTCTAACCAGATGATACGAGCGTATATAACTGATATTAAAGAAAATCTTGGAAAAATGGCCCTGGGCGATTTGAATATTAATATTCAGCAAGATTATAAAGGGGAATTTATTGAACTTAAAAATTCAATTCATAGTATCGTTGCTTCCCTTAATGATGCACTTACTAAAATAAATCAGGCAGCAGAACAGGTTGCTACAGGTTCAGATCAGGTGTCTGATGGTTCCCAGGAACTGGCTCAGGGGGCTACTGAACAAGCCAGTGCAGTGGAAGAGTTGTCTGCATCCATACTGGAGATATCTGACCATATAAAGAAAAATGCGGGTCACGCAACAAAAGCCAGCGAAAATGTAAATCTGGTAAGTGAAGAAATAGAAGTAAGTAACCTGCATATGACTGAAATGGTTTCTGCCATGACACAAATCAATGACTCTTCCAGTCAAATTGGAAAAATCATTAAAACCATTGAAGATATTGCTTTTCAGACAAATATCCTTGCTCTTAATGCTGCAGTTGAAGCAGCTCGTGCAGGTGCCGCAGGAAAAGGATTTGCTGTGGTGGCAGATGAAGTAAGAAATCTGGCAACAAAAAGTGCGGAGGCAGCAAAAGATACAACGACTTTAATTGAGAACTCAATGAATCAAGTGGAAAATGGCACTAAAATTGCGGACGAAACTGCAAGTTCACTTCTTAAGGTTGTGGAAAGAGCAAAAGATGTTGCCAGCATTGTTGAAAATATTTCAGATATTTCAAACAGGCAGTCAAGTGCCATAAATGAAGTCACCTTGGGCGTCGATCAAATTTCAAGTGTTGTTCAGACCAACGCTGCTACAGCTGAGGAAAGTGCTGCAGCCAGTGAAGAACTATCTGGGCAGGCACAGACACTAAAGGTACTTGTAAGCAGATTTCAATTAAGAAACAATGCTGTCTAA
- a CDS encoding U32 family peptidase: protein MTELLAPAGNMEALKAAISNGCDAIYLGMQKFGARAYSCNFDLESLKEAVDYAHLRNIKIYVTMNTIVFENEVEEMKAQMNELNEIGVDGIIVQDLVALDYIVKNFLDMEAHCSTQMGIDDLEGTLLFKELGAKRVVLAREVPIEKVKEIKRIAKIPLEIFAHGALCVSYSGNCLMSGLIGYRSGNRGRCVGSCRKEYELLDKTTDTSLGKNYILSTKDLNTIDYINDLKEIDSLKIEGRMKEPAYVANVVSKYRMALDDKIAQEDKENLNKTFNRTFTKGYLFHEDQKDITNILRPNNFGYEIGRISKMVKDMYEITLTRTLNQNDIIRISHNNEDVNLTVVKLYDKDGNLINKAHDVCYIKIKEKLSKGDLVYITKDYFYYKELESSLEKEFKRFNLDIRVYAYPDSKLIIDAEGLGFNYLYESQEILGVAINNPTTKDQLIKQFSRLNDTIFELNHVDFEECNAFIPAKLLNAARRDIVQGLYDLKLNSQKKRTKALKAKEKISFAPEKPYLTASVTTKEQYDACVNCGIKEIYFENVVRRNQNDYKEKEGQLLIGGYGGIYHYRKTNPFVTDYSLNVVNSTSCYELYRLGAKRVTLSYELNKSQIEELINAYYEENGGYPALEMIVYGKAPLMFTKYCPLKKMNQCGICRTKSYELKDDYGTFPIICHDDCTTTILNGKTLNLLDELPSIKRIDAFRLNFTVESKEQVVTTINKALNKLNGGMDKAVFNKETDTRGHFNKEIL from the coding sequence ATGACTGAATTATTAGCTCCAGCAGGGAATATGGAAGCTTTAAAGGCCGCAATTTCTAATGGTTGTGATGCAATATACTTAGGCATGCAAAAATTTGGTGCACGTGCATACTCGTGCAATTTTGATTTAGAATCATTAAAAGAGGCTGTTGATTATGCGCACCTGAGAAATATTAAAATCTATGTAACCATGAATACCATCGTTTTCGAAAACGAAGTTGAAGAGATGAAGGCGCAGATGAACGAATTAAATGAAATCGGTGTGGATGGAATTATCGTTCAGGACTTGGTTGCTTTGGATTATATAGTTAAAAACTTTCTTGATATGGAAGCACATTGTTCAACTCAGATGGGAATAGACGATTTAGAAGGAACTTTATTATTTAAGGAGCTTGGTGCTAAACGAGTTGTTTTGGCCCGTGAGGTTCCGATTGAAAAAGTAAAAGAGATAAAAAGAATAGCTAAAATACCTTTAGAAATTTTTGCTCACGGTGCTTTATGTGTATCTTATTCTGGAAACTGTCTAATGTCTGGATTAATCGGCTATCGAAGCGGAAATCGGGGAAGATGTGTTGGTTCATGTCGTAAAGAGTATGAACTACTTGATAAGACAACAGATACATCTTTAGGAAAAAACTATATTTTATCTACTAAGGATTTAAACACTATCGATTATATTAATGATTTAAAAGAAATAGATTCTTTAAAAATAGAGGGCCGAATGAAAGAGCCTGCCTATGTTGCCAATGTTGTATCAAAATATCGCATGGCCTTAGATGATAAAATAGCCCAAGAAGATAAAGAGAATCTGAACAAAACATTCAATAGAACATTTACTAAAGGATATTTGTTTCACGAAGATCAGAAAGATATTACAAACATTTTAAGGCCGAATAATTTTGGCTATGAAATTGGCAGAATTAGCAAAATGGTTAAAGACATGTATGAAATAACACTTACACGTACTTTAAATCAAAACGATATAATCAGAATAAGTCATAATAATGAAGATGTAAATTTAACTGTTGTAAAACTGTACGATAAAGATGGCAATTTAATTAACAAGGCACATGATGTCTGCTATATCAAAATCAAAGAAAAGTTGTCTAAGGGCGATTTAGTATATATAACGAAGGATTATTTTTATTACAAAGAGTTAGAGTCATCACTGGAAAAAGAATTTAAGCGCTTTAACCTAGATATAAGAGTGTATGCATATCCAGATTCAAAGCTTATCATTGATGCTGAGGGTTTAGGCTTCAATTATTTATATGAAAGCCAGGAAATACTAGGGGTCGCAATTAACAATCCAACAACAAAAGATCAGCTAATAAAGCAATTTTCAAGATTAAATGATACTATATTTGAACTTAATCATGTAGATTTTGAGGAATGCAATGCATTTATTCCAGCTAAACTGTTAAATGCAGCAAGAAGAGATATTGTACAGGGCTTATACGACTTAAAGCTTAACAGCCAAAAGAAAAGAACCAAGGCTTTAAAAGCAAAAGAAAAAATAAGTTTTGCCCCTGAAAAACCATACCTTACGGCCTCTGTAACGACTAAGGAACAGTATGATGCTTGCGTGAACTGTGGAATTAAGGAAATCTATTTTGAAAACGTTGTTAGAAGAAACCAGAATGATTATAAGGAAAAAGAAGGGCAGCTACTAATCGGAGGATATGGCGGAATTTATCACTACAGAAAAACTAATCCTTTTGTTACGGACTACTCTCTAAATGTTGTTAATTCTACTAGTTGCTATGAATTATATAGATTAGGTGCGAAACGTGTAACGTTATCTTATGAATTGAATAAGAGCCAAATTGAAGAGCTAATCAATGCTTATTATGAAGAAAATGGCGGCTATCCTGCGCTGGAGATGATTGTATATGGTAAGGCTCCTTTGATGTTTACAAAATATTGTCCGCTGAAAAAAATGAACCAATGCGGTATTTGTAGAACAAAGAGCTATGAGTTGAAAGATGATTACGGAACCTTCCCAATCATTTGTCATGATGATTGTACAACGACTATTCTTAATGGCAAGACACTTAATCTTTTAGATGAGCTTCCAAGCATAAAAAGAATTGATGCATTCAGATTGAACTTTACAGTTGAGTCCAAAGAGCAGGTTGTGACAACCATTAATAAGGCCTTAAACAAATTAAATGGCGGAATGGATAAAGCTGTCTTTAATAAGGAAACAGACACAAGAGGACATTTTAATAAAGAAATTTTGTAG
- a CDS encoding sensor histidine kinase yields the protein MSQFLPDFLRAAVSTTANVLLMMTLLQPKYSKKITLLTMLGILAADLGTAVYCYLSGNLTLLSKLDIILFAVLCFAVRPLFKDTFMQWLFSYLTVQNISDMVIILSFIGSRHLPYPVYANSVLRIILFGAFLLILSRYVRPLYRQAVEHWTAYFAVAVGIYITFNYYVLSSDDIVATLTEQAFPLLLVIFIGLAAYGSIFLSLKNLQREFWIKEENQKMLSEREYLHLAADNMTKQLELMEEVSGQNSRAAHDRRHFNNMLLGLLEQGEISQAAALLKKQNQVVPQISKVYCENPAVNAAVCHYAALAEQSGVDTAIELDIPSELTVDSLELSMAVSNLMENAIQACGKLASNSEPYLRFTCRNVGRLLLEIENPCAENTTLDENGYPIAHEDGHGVGSKSVITFAKKYDGELIYHMECGVFRVRLLV from the coding sequence ATGAGCCAGTTTCTTCCTGATTTCTTACGGGCCGCAGTTTCTACCACTGCAAATGTTCTACTGATGATGACTCTTTTGCAGCCAAAATATTCTAAAAAAATAACATTGCTGACCATGCTTGGCATTCTTGCTGCTGATTTGGGCACGGCAGTTTACTGCTATCTTAGTGGGAACCTGACATTGCTTTCTAAACTTGACATTATTTTATTTGCTGTACTGTGTTTTGCGGTGCGGCCACTGTTCAAAGATACCTTCATGCAATGGCTGTTTTCCTATCTCACTGTTCAAAACATTAGTGATATGGTGATTATTCTCAGTTTTATTGGTTCAAGGCACTTGCCATACCCTGTCTATGCCAATTCGGTCCTGCGAATAATCCTGTTTGGTGCTTTTCTGCTAATTTTATCACGTTATGTGAGACCACTGTATCGGCAGGCGGTGGAGCATTGGACGGCATATTTTGCCGTGGCTGTGGGGATTTATATTACCTTTAATTATTACGTTTTGTCTTCCGACGATATTGTTGCTACCCTGACGGAACAGGCCTTTCCGCTGCTCCTGGTGATTTTCATCGGACTCGCCGCCTATGGCTCCATTTTTCTCTCCCTAAAAAATCTTCAGCGAGAGTTTTGGATAAAAGAGGAAAACCAGAAAATGTTATCAGAACGAGAATATTTGCATCTGGCTGCCGATAACATGACGAAACAGCTTGAACTGATGGAGGAGGTTTCGGGGCAGAACAGCCGTGCTGCTCATGACCGCCGCCATTTTAACAATATGCTGCTGGGGCTTTTGGAACAGGGGGAAATCAGCCAGGCCGCTGCGCTTTTAAAAAAGCAAAATCAAGTCGTTCCCCAAATAAGCAAGGTATACTGTGAAAATCCAGCTGTTAATGCCGCTGTATGTCATTATGCTGCACTTGCAGAGCAATCGGGCGTTGATACAGCAATTGAGCTGGACATTCCCAGCGAACTGACTGTGGATTCTCTGGAGCTTTCCATGGCAGTTTCAAACCTGATGGAGAATGCCATTCAAGCTTGTGGAAAGCTGGCCTCAAATTCTGAGCCATATCTCCGGTTTACCTGTCGTAATGTTGGGCGGCTGCTCCTGGAAATTGAAAATCCCTGCGCTGAAAATACCACACTTGATGAAAACGGCTATCCCATTGCTCATGAAGATGGACATGGTGTGGGAAGTAAGAGCGTTATCACCTTTGCAAAGAAGTATGATGGTGAGTTGATATACCACATGGAATGCGGCGTTTTTCGGGTGCGCCTGTTAGTGTAA